In Cyanobacterium stanieri LEGE 03274, the sequence AGATAATAACTGATCATTTTCTTCCTTCGTACCAATGGAAATTCTTAATCCTCCCCCTGTATGTCTAATTAAAATATTTTGGGCTTTTAATTGGTTCATAATCTCATTATGAGTTTCTGTGGAGGGATCAATATTTGATCTTAAATAGATAAAATTTGATTCGCTATGCCATACTTTTAATTTATCATTGTTTTTCAACTGTTGATAAACCCTTTCTTTTTCTGTCATTATTTGTTTAACAGAAGGTAAGATTAAATCTCTATTTTCCATGGCAATTTCGGCAGCGAGTTGAGCAAAAGTAGGGAGATTGTAGGGTAATCTGATTTTTTCTAATATATCAATGATGGGGCTAGGAGCGATCGCATATCCCACCCGATGAGCTGCTAAACGAAAAGCCTTAGAAAAAGTGCGAGTAATAATCCAATTATCACGGGAAAGAATTTCCCCCACCAAAGTATGTCCACTAAACTCATAATAAGCCTCATCCACCACCACCAAAATATCATCGGGTAAACCCTTCAACCAATCAATCTCTGCAGTGGTAAGACAATTAGCAGTGGGTGAATTGGGATGTACCACAAAAACCACCTTAACAGGGGTAGAGGTAGGATTCTTAATAGCCTCGTTAGCCTCTTCTAAATTGATACTAAAATCTGTCTCATGACGATTCACTTTCACCACAGGAATTCCCAAAGTTTCCGCCAAAATAGCATACATCGAAAAAGTAGGAT encodes:
- a CDS encoding histidinol-phosphate transaminase, with translation MTTEKLSFIRPDLLTLNAYHPTPIDESQSLVRLDANESPFNLPDDVRAKLASIYEEKVTTNRYPDGGHFQLKRLITEYVNESAPLGEDIKTSHVSVGNGSDEIIRSILIATCLNGQGSILVANPTFSMYAILAETLGIPVVKVNRHETDFSINLEEANEAIKNPTSTPVKVVFVVHPNSPTANCLTTAEIDWLKGLPDDILVVVDEAYYEFSGHTLVGEILSRDNWIITRTFSKAFRLAAHRVGYAIAPSPIIDILEKIRLPYNLPTFAQLAAEIAMENRDLILPSVKQIMTEKERVYQQLKNNDKLKVWHSESNFIYLRSNIDPSTETHNEIMNQLKAQNILIRHTGGGLRISIGTKEENDQLLSAIQEIIV